The Drosophila yakuba strain Tai18E2 chromosome X, Prin_Dyak_Tai18E2_2.1, whole genome shotgun sequence DNA segment GGCTCTACGTGCCACTAATCTCCTCGAGAATTGCCTCTTCAGGTGTGGGCAAGACCTGCCTGACGCATCTGATCGCCCACAACGAGTCCCTCATCCGTCCCGGCTGGACAGTGGGCTGCAACATCCAGGTGAAGATTCATGAGTTCAAGGAGGGCACCGCTCGCCAGTGTCCCTACTTTGTGGAGCTGTTCGATGTCGGAGGCTCGCTGAGCCACAAAAACACTCGCAGCGTCTTCTACACGGGCATCCATGGCATCATTCTGGTGCACGACCTCACCAACGGCAAGTCGCAGGAGCAGTTGCTCGACTGGCTTTATGAGATCGTTAACAAGGAGGGCAAGGATACGTACAAATCGCGGGGCACATCCATGCCCCCATCGCCGTCCACCCCACTGAGCAGCTTCTCATCAAACACCTCCGGCACGGATGGCCACATCCGGTTCGATATGGAGGAGTTTCTAGGCGCCACGCAAACGCCCATCCTGGTCATGGGCACCAAACTGGACCTCATCGACGAGAAGCGGCAGCCCAAGACGGCGGTGAAGAAGGCGGGCGGAATAGGTGCCTCCAAATACTACAAGACAAATGTTTTCTCCTTACATTCATCCATTTTATTATCCACCAGCCGATAAGTGTGGCGCCGAGGAGATTTGGCTGAATTGCCGAGACAACCGGAGTCTGGCCGCTGGAACCACTGATGCCGTGAAACTATCCCGCTTCTTTGACTGTGTTATCGAGAAGCGCGAATCGCTCGGCGGCAGCGGAGGCCACGTATTTGGAATGGGCGGCTTCACCGCCGGCAGTCCGCCCGATAGACGACGTTATGGCCCAACCAGTGCCAAGCTGGAACCAAGCGCCGTGCCCCTTCTGGAGACCAACGACCTCAAGTGACTAATGCATTCAATTGAATAGTTCTAAGTCGAACTGTATATATCGTACGAGAATCATAAAAAACGATTAATTCCATGATTAATCAGACTTACTCTTGTAGAGCAAATGTCATACAGTGCAAATGCATTAGGTGGTCGCCTTGAGCAAATCTCGATACCAATCGGGCAGGATTTGGT contains these protein-coding regions:
- the LOC6525590 gene encoding rab-like protein 3 — encoded protein: MPVWLWPQFLNQMAMNNRVRIVVVGDSGVGKTCLTHLIAHNESLIRPGWTVGCNIQVKIHEFKEGTARQCPYFVELFDVGGSLSHKNTRSVFYTGIHGIILVHDLTNGKSQEQLLDWLYEIVNKEGKDTYKSRGTSMPPSPSTPLSSFSSNTSGTDGHIRFDMEEFLGATQTPILVMGTKLDLIDEKRQPKTAVKKAGGIADKCGAEEIWLNCRDNRSLAAGTTDAVKLSRFFDCVIEKRESLGGSGGHVFGMGGFTAGSPPDRRRYGPTSAKLEPSAVPLLETNDLK